The region CAATTATGGCCTGTGAAGTCACGCCGCGAATAATCAGGCCGTGTACCGGTGAAAAATCCTGTTCAGGTATGGGATAGTTCATAAAATCCTCCAGAAGTGTTTAGCAACTAAACACTATCGGTAAAAAAATTATTTTAGATAGTTATCCATCCATTCATTCATCTTGCTACAGATATCGTCGAACACTTGCAGCTCCTTATCATCCATAGCTTGCAGGTAGGCTATGAATTCACGGTCATGATCCAGATGAAACTTGTAATGGTTGTCGCTGGCTTTTTTGCCCAGCTCGGTCAACTGTAATACCACCTTTGATCCGTTTTCCGGGTCCGGTTCTTTAACCATCAGCCCTTTCCTGACCAGCTTGCTGACCAGCTGTGAAGTGGCACCCTTGGTAACCCCGGACTCGCGGGCCAGTTCGGTAACTCCGCATCCTCCCAACCGATCCACAGCTGAAAGGGTATGTATTTCCGAAGGGTAAAGCTTGATACCGATACCGAAATCAAAAGCTTTACGCTCGATCATGTTGTACTTGACCAGCACACGCCCGCATTCACGCATATGGGGAATTATTTCTTCTATGGTTCTCACAATTTCAGTGTTTAGCTGCTAAACAGTTTTCTGTCAACCATGAATTTACAAACAATATGACTATTGCTACATATACTCTATGGAAAAAGTATTTAACGGGCCGGGGAAAAAAACCTTATTTTTGTTTTATGTGCTGCTGCTGTTCATGGCCTGCATGAACACTTCGGCACATGCCGAAGTAACGCAGTTTCCCATTGCCGATCCCTACAAAGCTACCATTTTCGGCACCCCGCCGGAATTGATGTATAAATTAAAAGAACCGACCAGCCCTGATGAATGCGAAATACTCATTGAAGAACGCAGGATTCCGAACATTTTCTGGTATGATGAAAAATTTTATTACTCCACGGCAATGCAGGATGAAGAAGCTCCCCTGCTGTTCATTATTGCCGGGACCGGATCGGAGCATGATTCCGCTAAAATGCGCTTCCTGACCCAGCTTTTTTATGAAGCCGGATTCCATGTGGTGGCTCTTTCCTCGCCCACGCATATGAATTTCGTGGTCAGTTTTTCCAAATACGGTGCTCCCGGCTATGTCCCCCATGATGTGGAGGACCTGTACCGGGCCATGAAATGGATCAAGGCCGACCTTGAAGAAGATCACTCGATCAGAAATTACAGTATCACCGGATACAGTCTGGGGGGTATGCATTCGGCCTTCCTCGCCAAGATGGATGAGGAACGCAAGGATTTCCATTTCCGGCGGGTGCTCATGCTCAATCCCCCGGTCAGCCTGTACACTTCCGCATTGCGCTTTGATTCATGGCTCAGCCCGGAGAATCTCGGCAACAAAACTCCCCGGCAGGTCATCGACGAACTGATCGAGGCTTTCTCCGAAATCTACGTTCATTCCAATGTTGTGGACCTTGATGACAACTTCCTTTACGCCCTCTCGCAGCACACCAATTTTTCCAACATGGACATGAAGGCCATCATTGCCGCCGCGTTCAGGATGTCTTCATCAAGCATGATTTTCAGTTCCGATGTCTGTCTCAATGCCGGTTACGTCGTCCCGGTAAACAGGCATCTCGGTGTAGGCGATAATCTTATGCCCTACCACCGCACTGCTGCGGCCATTACCTTTGAAGATTACATGGATGAATACCTGCTGCCCTACCTGCAATTTCTCAAACCGGGCACCACCAAAGGCGAGCTGGTAAAAAACTGTGACCTGGACAGCATCAGGGAATACCTGAACACATCAGAAAAAATATTCGTGCTCGGCAATGAAGATGACATCATTCTGGATAACGCGGACTTGGAGTTCCTGAAAAAAACATTCGGTTACCGGGCCACTTTCTTTCCCCGTGGCGGGCATTGCGGGAACATAATGTTCGGGCCATATGCCCGTAAAGCGCAGGAGCTGATCAAATGATGCGTAGACTTTTCAGCTTCATGCTGCTCCTCCTGCTGCTTCAAGGCTGCGCCACCATCAGCAGGGAAGACCCCTCGCTTACTTTGAAACCGCAAGGTTTTATAGCTCCGGTCTCCCGCGCTCCGCTTAAGGGGATGACCAAGAGCAAAGAAGCAAACCTTGATTTCCTTGATGTCTACGATCCGTGGGATTCCATGAACCGCCACATCTATTCTTTCAACGCCCGCTTTGACCGCTCCATTTACCTTCCGGCGGTGGATGTTTACACCACGGTGCTGCCCTCTCCCGTACGCAAGAGCGTGACCAACGCGGTCAACAACCTCAATGAGGTAAAATCCTTTACCAACGGCATCCTCCAGTTCAGCGGAGACAAAACAGCGCGGGCCTTTACCCGCTTTGTGATCAACTCCTCCATCGGGCTGCTGGGCATATTCGATGTTGCTTCCATGTGGGATTTAAAAAGCATGGAAACAGGTTTCGCCGACACACTCGGAGTCTGGGGAGTACCGCCCGGACCATACGTGGTCCTGCCCTTGATGGGACCGTCCAGCGTGCGTGATACAGGCGGCTCTCTGGGAGATTTCGCCCTGCTCTGGTACGAAATGAACTGGGTTTACGACCTTGCCGGAGTCACGGACGGACGCACGGCCATCGGAATCGGTGAATCCACCGTTCGCGGCTTGAACCTGCGCGCCAATGTGCCCTTTCGCTACTACCAGACCGGATCGCCCTTTGAGTACGATATGGTCCGCTTTCTTTACAGCAAAAAGCGCGAGCTTGATATGCAACGCGAAGAACTGGGAACCACCCCGCCGGGCAAGCCGTACATGAAAAAGAAATTTGATACGCCCCGTAAAAACCGGGAGCCTGAGAAGAATTAATTTAAAGGCCTCCGGCGGCCCTTCGGGGACCAAAGAACCCTTTTGAAAAAGGGTTCTCTGGACTCTCCTAAAACTTTTAGTAGGGCTTCGCCGATTAGAACGAAAAATTGTTGCTCACGATAAAATCAAACAACTAAAACGTTTTGGGAATCTTAAACCCTTTTGGAAAAGGGTTTGAGGCCCCCGGCAGGGCCGCCGGAGGCATATCTTTAATGACTATCAATCTTGGGCCTTTTGCGCTCATTGGGAACTTCAAAAACCAGTGTAGCGGTCTTCTTTTCCTGCAGAAAATCAGGGCTGTCCTTGATGGGCTTCTTCTTGGTAAAGAAACGCACGAACCAGCGTCCGCTTACGTCGATGGGCAGCTTGATCTTTCCATCATAAATTTTCTCGCGTTGGATATACATATCTTCGGCCTGAGTGGAGAACCCCATGTAGGTGGCGTCCCAGTAGCCGTCCCCCTTGTATGGTTTGCCGTCCATGTAGACCTGCATTTCAAGCACATCTCCTTTCTTGAGCATGGATACATCCCTGGCCGGAACCAGCTCCATGGGCATACCTACTATTGCCGGGAAAACGGCAGAAGGATTTTCGCAGACCACGTAAGTCTTGGTCCACTGGCTGCTGCGCAGGCTGGATACAATCTTTGAAGCCCGGTCCGCAACGCTGCTCATGGGTTTGATGGAATGACGCTTGCGGTCTTTCTTGTCCATCCAGGTAGTGAAATGACCGGGATTGGTGGCTGCGGTAAGAACATATGTTCCGGGCATATCATAATTGATTACATAGGAATGCAGCGATTTCTCATCGCGGAGTTTCACATCGTAGCTGTTGGAATCGGGTTTGATGACAGTCACGTGGTTGAGCTTCTTCATACGTACAGCATCATCCACCGGAATATGATGCCCGTAGCAGAAAAAGAGCGGGGAATTCTTACCTTCGGAAACATGATAACGCCCGGCCTGAATATACAGGGAGTGGGCCGACGCCACCGCAGGCAAGAATACGGCCAAAGCCATAAAGAGAGAGAACATTTTTTTAAGCATCTGGTGATCCTTTTATGTCGTTACAATTAGTTGAGGGTTACGAGAGGTAACGAAATTCGTTTTCATTTTCAAGCAATTCCGATTTATTTATATTTTGGCAATAAAACTTCAACTTACTCCATTCTGCTGAAACGAGTGCGGTATTCGCGAGGACTCAGCCCGGTCATGCTCTTAAATAAACGCCGAAACGACGAGGGGTTGTCGTAGCCTACACGGGCTGTAATTTCTTCCACGCCTTTGGAACTTACTTCCAGCAGATGACGGGCAGCCTCAATGCGTAATTGCTGAAGATAATTATTGGGAGTCATGCCCGTGGCTTTCTTGAAACGGCGCAGGAATGTGCGTTCACCAAGGCCCGCCTTTTCAGCAAATATCCGTGTGGATGCCGGAAGATGGTAATTTTCCTGCATCCATTCCTGCACCCGGCCAATCTCTTTATCTGTAAAACTGCTCTCTTCGGTCTTATTGTCGAACATGAAATAAGGAGTCTGCACATCACGGGTGGAATCCATGACCAATATTTTTGCACAATCAGCAGCCACTTCACGCCCCATAAACCGGGCCACAATATGCAAAGCCAAATCCTGCCAGGCCATAGCCCCCCCGGCACAGATATAACCTCCGCCGTCAATGAGCATGCGCCGGGGCTGCAAATCCACCTCCGCAAAACGGGCGGAAAAATCCGGGGCCAGCTTCCAATGGGTGGTGGCCGGCTTACCGTCCAGCAGACCGGCCCGGGCCACAAGAAATGATCCGGCACAGGCTGAAGCAAGAATGGTCCCCTGCCCTTCCAGTTCCGCAATGCGTGCGATGAACGGCTCATTCTCCAGCAATACATCTATGGGGCCGAAAACCGGAGGAATGACCAGAATGTCTGGCCGGATATCCATAATACTCCCGCACACCTGCAAGGGAATCCCCACATATCCGCTGATATTTTTCCCGTCCGGGCTGACAATCTTCAGCCCGGCAAACAAATCCTTAGCAGAGGATTCCGAGGTGAGGGTATTGGCAATGCTAAAAATCTCCAGCACCCCGGAGACAGCACTGACCAGACAATCATCATAGGCTAAGACTGCAACGTTTTTCATCTGCGCATTGTCATTTACAGCACGCTTATTGTCAATATCGCCACTTAAAAATCAGTCTGATTCTGCCAGAATGAGCTCAACTTAAACACAAAACCTCAACAAGGAGCATAAAAATGGGCAAGAGAGCATTGATCATCATCGACATCCAGAACGACTATTTCCCCGGTGGTAAATTCACCCTTGAGAACAGCGAGCAGGCCGGGGCAAAGGCCGCACAGGTCCTTGAGTTTTTCAGGAAAACCGGACAGCCGGTAATCCATATCCAACACATTTCCGTACGGGAAGGCTCTTTCTTTTTCCTGCCGAAAACCGCAGGGGTTAAAATCCATG is a window of Desulfovibrio sp. JC010 DNA encoding:
- a CDS encoding DUF4198 domain-containing protein — protein: MLKKMFSLFMALAVFLPAVASAHSLYIQAGRYHVSEGKNSPLFFCYGHHIPVDDAVRMKKLNHVTVIKPDSNSYDVKLRDEKSLHSYVINYDMPGTYVLTAATNPGHFTTWMDKKDRKRHSIKPMSSVADRASKIVSSLRSSQWTKTYVVCENPSAVFPAIVGMPMELVPARDVSMLKKGDVLEMQVYMDGKPYKGDGYWDATYMGFSTQAEDMYIQREKIYDGKIKLPIDVSGRWFVRFFTKKKPIKDSPDFLQEKKTATLVFEVPNERKRPKIDSH
- a CDS encoding alpha/beta fold hydrolase yields the protein MEKVFNGPGKKTLFLFYVLLLFMACMNTSAHAEVTQFPIADPYKATIFGTPPELMYKLKEPTSPDECEILIEERRIPNIFWYDEKFYYSTAMQDEEAPLLFIIAGTGSEHDSAKMRFLTQLFYEAGFHVVALSSPTHMNFVVSFSKYGAPGYVPHDVEDLYRAMKWIKADLEEDHSIRNYSITGYSLGGMHSAFLAKMDEERKDFHFRRVLMLNPPVSLYTSALRFDSWLSPENLGNKTPRQVIDELIEAFSEIYVHSNVVDLDDNFLYALSQHTNFSNMDMKAIIAAAFRMSSSSMIFSSDVCLNAGYVVPVNRHLGVGDNLMPYHRTAAAITFEDYMDEYLLPYLQFLKPGTTKGELVKNCDLDSIREYLNTSEKIFVLGNEDDIILDNADLEFLKKTFGYRATFFPRGGHCGNIMFGPYARKAQELIK
- a CDS encoding GlxA family transcriptional regulator, coding for MKNVAVLAYDDCLVSAVSGVLEIFSIANTLTSESSAKDLFAGLKIVSPDGKNISGYVGIPLQVCGSIMDIRPDILVIPPVFGPIDVLLENEPFIARIAELEGQGTILASACAGSFLVARAGLLDGKPATTHWKLAPDFSARFAEVDLQPRRMLIDGGGYICAGGAMAWQDLALHIVARFMGREVAADCAKILVMDSTRDVQTPYFMFDNKTEESSFTDKEIGRVQEWMQENYHLPASTRIFAEKAGLGERTFLRRFKKATGMTPNNYLQQLRIEAARHLLEVSSKGVEEITARVGYDNPSSFRRLFKSMTGLSPREYRTRFSRME
- a CDS encoding VacJ family lipoprotein, with the translated sequence MMRRLFSFMLLLLLLQGCATISREDPSLTLKPQGFIAPVSRAPLKGMTKSKEANLDFLDVYDPWDSMNRHIYSFNARFDRSIYLPAVDVYTTVLPSPVRKSVTNAVNNLNEVKSFTNGILQFSGDKTARAFTRFVINSSIGLLGIFDVASMWDLKSMETGFADTLGVWGVPPGPYVVLPLMGPSSVRDTGGSLGDFALLWYEMNWVYDLAGVTDGRTAIGIGESTVRGLNLRANVPFRYYQTGSPFEYDMVRFLYSKKRELDMQREELGTTPPGKPYMKKKFDTPRKNREPEKN
- a CDS encoding MarR family winged helix-turn-helix transcriptional regulator — translated: MRTIEEIIPHMRECGRVLVKYNMIERKAFDFGIGIKLYPSEIHTLSAVDRLGGCGVTELARESGVTKGATSQLVSKLVRKGLMVKEPDPENGSKVVLQLTELGKKASDNHYKFHLDHDREFIAYLQAMDDKELQVFDDICSKMNEWMDNYLK